tttcacatcacttcctgtgagaggggggTTGGTGGTGGATCTTGACTTGGAAGAGCTCGAGagtgagacctcagactacttccCTAAGCCCATCACATGGTGAGTGTTAGggctgattcctcttttcttggctttctggaggcaccaacTTCCAAGGAGACCCCCTCATCTTGAAAAAGGCCTTGTGGCTGTAAgatgagctagatttaatctctgggaaggccccttggctgaggcctttGAATTCCCGCTGGGTTCATACCAGACCAGGgcagctatccttcccttttctctctctctctctcattcttaatttcttccttctatggtaaacaaaacaccataaaattctattcacacttgagtatttcattgagatTTACAATTAAAAACCCTGGcaaccaaataaaaatatattcagtctcatcTCTGAGGTTTACCCCTAACAGTCGTTGTACCCACTACTTGGAATATTTCCACCATGATCCCCTCAATCTCTTGGATTCAGTCTTCTCAGGTAGCATCTCACTTTCTGAGAAGTTTCTCTTGGTCACAAAATCTTAGAGGTTTCCTTCTGAGGGTCTTAGATCACACTCTTTCTCAGACCTGCAATTCTGCCCCAGGGCTTCAATTCTACCTGGGCTCTCATCTCTGGGGTTCCACTTCCCCGTCTATTCaacactttcctttttctttccttcatatcCAGGACTCAAGACCTCTACCTGAGCAGGCAGATAGTCATTAACCCTGGGCAGAAGAATAATCTGAAAGTAGAAGTCACTATCATTTGAGGTGTTGACAGCAAATGTCTCTTGAGAAGTCTCTTAAGAAGAAGTATCACTTATATGGATGAATCCAGATTTGATGGaactgtttaaaaataaattataatgtagTAGCACTTCAATTCATATCTGTTGTCCTATTAGGATGATTATATTTGACCTTGTATGTCAGAGTGTGAAACCCCTACCTCTTTTTTGATTATAGTAGTATTAGCCTTCATGATTGTTTTTATAACACAATTAGTTTTGAGTTCATACTCAAATAATACAGTTTGCTtcataaaaactagaaaaaattagcTAAGAAATTTATTTCCGGGTGCCATAAAATCTTGTTTGCATCCTGACCTTAAGCCTGTAAGCCAGGAGTTTCCTTAAATCCTACCACAACTGTCCTGGGTGTATAACAAAATGGTCAGACAAAAGGAAAGGATGGTCTTGTTTGTAGAACAAGTCACACATATTAGTTAACCAAAACTGCTGAATCCTATTTCACAATAATCAACAGTAAAAACACCAAGACCTTGAGTACTTCAAAGTTGCCACCCATAGTCATCCTTTCTACACTTACCAGATTAATCAACACTTGTGTCATTAAATGCCCATATGAACGATTTTGCAACCATTCTATTTTAATTATGACTTTTCTGTCACTGTCATCAGAATTCTTGACATAAAAAAACTATCTCCTAAGTTTTGGGGTCTCTGCTCTTGATTTGAgcagagtctggctttattgaGAGTTGGGTCTTCTCCCAACAAATCTGTTTAGTTTTGAGTTCTATACTGCTGTGATAAATATTTGCCATATAAGTAGCACAGACCTTGATGCAAAATAAGCTTTAGACTTGATATGTCTAAGACACATGTTTAGAAATTGCAGTAAAAGTATAATTGAAGCAGATATGTTACACCGGACTCTGGGTACAATCAGTACAGAATGTCAAGCTGATAGATATGTAGtgatttttccacttaaaaataattattttgataatgTATTCAACCAAAGAGAAGTCATTGGAACACCAATGATTTTACGTCATATTAgaaatatacaatataatttttCATCTCTTAATTTTTGCTTTATAGGAATTTTGTAGAAAACCTTGTATAGGAAATTATGCTAATTACAAATGATTTCTATAGAGCAGACATTATTTCGTCCCTAAATTAACTGTTTAGATCTAGATAGACATTGGAGAATAtggataggattttttttttaaataaagtacttAATTGGACATATTGTAAAGCAAATAATTTCTTGTTTTCACATTTAATTCCACTTTTAATCTGGCTgtgtcaattttatttgtacagctttgaatttaataaaataaaaatgacctaTTTTAGACCTCATAATGTTATCTATTACTTAtatggtcatgaattcttcccttatcaatGAACTGATCTGAAAGAGAAACTATTCTATGCCACCTTAATTTTCTTATAGGCCCACACTATAAGTCTAAATCATATAGCCATTTGGACGTCATCTTAGAAGAGATGatttttgaggaaggagagagctcAGTGTGAATGTCTGTGGTTTCTGTGATGTATAGTATAAGAGGGAAAATTAAGACTGgggttaaattaattttatttaatctaagggagaggggggaaaagatgaaaaataggaGATGTACTTTGCTCACTGCTCTATTTACCTTGCTATTCTGTGGCCAATATTAGGGCATCCTAGCCATGCTCACAGGGAAGTCcaaccaaaaacaaaactgaaagaaaaatgcTTGGGTATCTGCTCTTGTCTCAGTTTCACATTTCTCCACCCTCAAAAATATCACTTCAAGAGCCATCCATGgctttttagttttcctttaGGACATCCAGAGGGAAGTCCATAAGAGTGATGCTGGGGACATCACTCTGTCCGCATCTCATGAGATCTTGACTGCATAGCTGCCTTTTTCTTGCTGACAATCCTCAATCAAGCATTTCTATTAAACAATCCTTACCTCTGAGTCAGTTCAGGCTTAGGTCAGTTACACTTCCCCATAAAGAGGGTAgagtaaatttccttcacacaatagCAAGATAGGATATACAAGAAACAACTAGTTATTTTTGAATGCCTTTCAAAACTGCTTGCATTCATGAGTGTTCTCCCCAGCGTGGGttctctgatgtacaacaagACCAAAGCTTGTACTGAATGTCCctccacattgcttacattcataaggtttctccccagtgtggattctctgatgaacaGCAAGACTGGATCTCTGAGGGAaggcctttccacactgtttgcattcataaggtttctctcctgtgtgggTTCTCTGATGTATAGAAAATCCAAACCTTGTACTGAATGTCCTTGTACAATGCTTGCATTCATATGGTTTATGCCCAGTGTGGATTCGCTGATGTACAGCAAAACTGTAGCTTAATCTGAAAGTCTtcccacactgcttgcattcataaggtttctccccagtgtggattctctcatgaACAGCAAGAGCAGAGCGCtgattgaatgtctttccacactgttggcattcataaggtttttccccTGTGTGGGTTCTCTCATGAATAGCAAGATTGGAGCTTCGactaaatgtctttccacactgcttgcattcataaggtttctccccagtgtggattctctcatgaATAGCAAGATTGGAActccgactgaatgtctttccacagtgCTTACATTCGTAAGGTTtatctccagtgtggattctctgatgtatcgGAAGACTGGAGCttcgactgaatgtctttccacactgcttgcattcataaggtatATCcctagtgtggattctctgatgtaaagcaagactggagctcttaatgaatgtttttctacactgcttgcattcataaggtttgtccccagtgtgaattctctgatgtacaacaagATTAAAGCTCCGaataaatgtctttccacactgatcaCATTCATATGGTCTCTCCCCAGTGTGGACCCTCTGTTGTACAGCAAAATTGGAGTACTGTGttaatgtctttccacactgattataTTCACCAGACTTTTTCTCAGTGTGCATTTTTTGATGTTCAATATGAGATGTATTTTGAGGTGCAACACAGAATTCTCTGAAAGCAAAGTTATTGGGACAATCACTCATGAAACTTTGTAGGTCCATTTCTTCCACAGGAAGGCTCACCTCTATTGGATTCTCCATTTCAAGTCTGATCTCTccttctaaatgaaaaaaaaaaaccacagcaAAATATACATGTATAGTTATATATACACTTGCATAACTATCTcctttcctcaactgtcaaaacATAAACCACTTTATATCCTATTTTCTCAGGTAAGAAGAAGACTTCCAACTGAAATGGGCACAATACATCCTTTGAAAATGCCATTACATCAAAgctaaagaacaatttaaaaaacaaagagccTCCCATGGGATTTTACTGGCTCTTCACAAATAATCTGAGATTTTGGACAGGCAAATTTTATTACATTCCAAAATCTGACCATGATATCAGAGAGGCTGGATGAGTGACTTAACCAAAAATCTGGCAGCTGAGTCCAAATCTTGTGACTGGGCACACTCTCTCCAGTCCTAGACAATTCACTTTCCatctttttccattcattttcattGTCTGTACATTCAATCCTCTCTTACTAGGTATGATACCACAGGGTGCATATAGATGAAATATTCCTATTGTTTCAGTATCTAACTGTTCTGTAAGCATTTTGGAATTCCCTTCATGATTGCCTTTGACCTTATTTTTTGTTCTAGTAAATgagatcagatgaagaaattcagcaCTCTTTTATGCATTTATACAAGGCATAAAGATTTTGTTCTGTTCCCTATTCCTTGAGAGGAGCAATTACTTTTCCTTAAATGCCTCTTTTCACTAATATGAAATCCTTCTACTAAAAATAACAACGAAAAACATGGCATTTCAAAAGTTTAAAACTATGTCTCATACAGTAAGTTGAGTTGAGGAAACTTTAAATGGGCAAGAGCTtggaaaaattctcttcctatttcccatCTTATGTAGATACTGGCATTTTTATGATATTGTTTAAAATCCCAATACAGGTGGTGATGTATTTTCATTGTACCTCAGAAACTAGCTAAGACTTTTAAGCCTGAGCAAGTCAAAAGACCTCTGTTATTCTAGCCCCCTCAACAATGACATGGACATTATAATATCAAGTGACTCCTAAGGTTCCcatgaggattgaatgagatatgTAGAAAGTGTATGACACATACTAGGAAccatatggaaatgctgatgttTCTTTTCTCCTAAAACTCTCATTCTCTTCACTCCTTCAGTTTCTGATTTTCCTAGTGAATTAAATGCATTTCCATTCCCCAATACTTTTCTCCCTGGATCATCTCAGAGTGAGATTTAGGATCTTGTACTTCTATCTAAACAACCTCCATGTCTGGATTCTAGATTGGGAGATCCAGGACAACCCAGAATGGtatttcccttcctttgt
This sequence is a window from Monodelphis domestica isolate mMonDom1 chromosome 3, mMonDom1.pri, whole genome shotgun sequence. Protein-coding genes within it:
- the LOC130453593 gene encoding zinc finger protein 664-like isoform X2 → MAFESDRLPAQEVVTFKDVVVEFTQEEWCLLSPAQKELFKEVMLENAWNLHSLGLPAPPEDMISYLELKETPWMLEQEDLKSFCPEGEIRLEMENPIEVSLPVEEMDLQSFMSDCPNNFAFREFCVAPQNTSHIEHQKMHTEKKSGEYNQCGKTLTQYSNFAVQQRVHTGERPYECDQCGKTFIRSFNLVVHQRIHTGDKPYECKQCRKTFIKSSSLALHQRIHTRDIPYECKQCGKTFSRSSSLPIHQRIHTGDKPYECKHCGKTFSRSSNLAIHERIHTGEKPYECKQCGKTFSRSSNLAIHERTHTGEKPYECQQCGKTFNQRSALAVHERIHTGEKPYECKQCGKTFRLSYSFAVHQRIHTGHKPYECKHCTRTFSTRFGFSIHQRTHTGEKPYECKQCGKAFPQRSSLAVHQRIHTGEKPYECKQCGGTFSTSFGLVVHQRTHAGENTHECKQF
- the LOC130453593 gene encoding zinc finger protein 664-like isoform X3 codes for the protein MLENAWNLHSLGLPAPPEDMISYLELKETPWMLEQEDLKSFCPEGEIRLEMENPIEVSLPVEEMDLQSFMSDCPNNFAFREFCVAPQNTSHIEHQKMHTEKKSGEYNQCGKTLTQYSNFAVQQRVHTGERPYECDQCGKTFIRSFNLVVHQRIHTGDKPYECKQCRKTFIKSSSLALHQRIHTRDIPYECKQCGKTFSRSSSLPIHQRIHTGDKPYECKHCGKTFSRSSNLAIHERIHTGEKPYECKQCGKTFSRSSNLAIHERTHTGEKPYECQQCGKTFNQRSALAVHERIHTGEKPYECKQCGKTFRLSYSFAVHQRIHTGHKPYECKHCTRTFSTRFGFSIHQRTHTGEKPYECKQCGKAFPQRSSLAVHQRIHTGEKPYECKQCGGTFSTSFGLVVHQRTHAGENTHECKQF
- the LOC130453593 gene encoding zinc finger protein 664-like isoform X1 produces the protein MGELHQMDSLLCCLYREPGASGMAFESDRLPAQEVVTFKDVVVEFTQEEWCLLSPAQKELFKEVMLENAWNLHSLGLPAPPEDMISYLELKETPWMLEQEDLKSFCPEGEIRLEMENPIEVSLPVEEMDLQSFMSDCPNNFAFREFCVAPQNTSHIEHQKMHTEKKSGEYNQCGKTLTQYSNFAVQQRVHTGERPYECDQCGKTFIRSFNLVVHQRIHTGDKPYECKQCRKTFIKSSSLALHQRIHTRDIPYECKQCGKTFSRSSSLPIHQRIHTGDKPYECKHCGKTFSRSSNLAIHERIHTGEKPYECKQCGKTFSRSSNLAIHERTHTGEKPYECQQCGKTFNQRSALAVHERIHTGEKPYECKQCGKTFRLSYSFAVHQRIHTGHKPYECKHCTRTFSTRFGFSIHQRTHTGEKPYECKQCGKAFPQRSSLAVHQRIHTGEKPYECKQCGGTFSTSFGLVVHQRTHAGENTHECKQF